From a region of the Georgenia yuyongxinii genome:
- a CDS encoding mycothiol transferase — protein sequence MNTTELLSDAYGRLPDGVARLLDGLDEAGLTARPDAEANTIAWLVWHLARGQDAQVAAVAGTEQRWTADGWADLFALPFDAAATGYGHSSEEVADVRASAADLRGYLDAVHRSTLAYLGTLTGDDLDRVVDTSWDPPVTLGVRLVSIVADGLQHLGQASYVRGLYERA from the coding sequence ATGAACACCACCGAGCTGCTCAGCGACGCCTACGGCCGACTGCCCGACGGCGTCGCCCGCCTCCTCGACGGCCTGGACGAGGCCGGCCTCACCGCCCGTCCGGACGCCGAGGCCAACACCATCGCGTGGCTGGTGTGGCACTTGGCGCGCGGCCAGGACGCCCAGGTCGCAGCCGTCGCCGGGACGGAGCAGCGCTGGACCGCGGACGGCTGGGCCGACCTGTTCGCCCTGCCGTTCGACGCGGCGGCCACCGGGTACGGCCACTCCAGCGAGGAGGTGGCCGACGTCCGGGCCAGCGCCGCCGACCTGCGCGGCTACCTCGACGCCGTCCACCGCAGCACCCTCGCCTACCTCGGCACCCTCACCGGGGACGACCTCGACCGGGTCGTCGACACGAGCTGGGACCCGCCAGTCACGCTCGGGGTGCGGCTGGTGAGCATCGTCGCCGACGGATTGCAGCACCTGGGTCAGGCCTCCTACGTGCGCGGTCTGTACGAACGCGCCTGA
- the murA gene encoding UDP-N-acetylglucosamine 1-carboxyvinyltransferase, with protein MSGLLTVEGGTPLKGEITVRGAKNFVSKAMVASLLGEDASVLRNVPQIRDVDVVADLLRLHGVTVQHDRDAGVIALDPSNVESAHVADIDAYAGSSRIPILFCGPLLHRLGEAFIPDLGGCRIGDRPIDYHLDILRQFGAVVDKRVQGIHISAPGGLRGTKIALPYPSVGATEQTLLTAVRADGLTELANAAVEPEIMDLIAVLQKMGAIISVDTDRTIRIEGVARLHGFNHTALADRIEAGSWASAALATGGDVLVRGASQPEMMTFLNTFRKVGGAFDVREDGIRFWHPGGELKSIVLETDVHPGFMTDWQQPLVVALTQATGLSIVHETVYENRFGFTDALRGMGATIQIYRECLGGLQCRFGQRNFNHSAVISGPTPLKAADIEVPDLRGGFSHLIAALAAEGTSRVRGIDIINRGYEHFMDKLEALGAKVSLAESQGQVALAG; from the coding sequence ATGAGCGGGCTCCTGACTGTCGAGGGTGGCACGCCCCTGAAGGGCGAGATCACCGTGCGCGGGGCGAAGAACTTCGTCTCCAAGGCCATGGTCGCCTCCCTCCTCGGTGAGGACGCCTCCGTGCTGCGCAACGTCCCGCAGATCCGGGACGTCGACGTCGTCGCGGACCTGCTCCGGCTGCACGGCGTGACCGTCCAGCACGACCGCGACGCCGGCGTCATCGCCCTGGACCCGAGCAACGTCGAGTCCGCGCACGTGGCGGACATCGACGCCTACGCCGGCTCCAGCCGCATTCCGATCCTTTTCTGCGGGCCCCTGCTGCACCGCCTCGGCGAGGCCTTCATCCCCGACCTCGGCGGCTGCCGGATCGGCGACCGCCCGATCGACTACCACCTGGACATCCTGCGCCAGTTCGGCGCCGTCGTGGACAAGCGGGTGCAGGGCATCCACATCTCCGCGCCCGGCGGCCTGCGCGGGACGAAGATCGCGCTGCCGTACCCCAGCGTCGGGGCCACGGAGCAGACGCTGCTCACCGCCGTTCGCGCGGACGGGCTCACCGAGCTGGCCAACGCCGCCGTCGAGCCGGAGATCATGGACCTGATCGCGGTGCTGCAGAAGATGGGCGCGATCATCTCGGTCGACACCGACCGCACCATCCGCATCGAGGGCGTCGCCCGCCTGCACGGTTTCAACCACACCGCGCTCGCCGACCGTATCGAGGCCGGCTCGTGGGCGTCGGCGGCCCTGGCCACCGGCGGCGACGTGCTCGTCCGCGGTGCGTCCCAGCCGGAGATGATGACGTTCCTCAACACCTTCCGGAAGGTCGGCGGCGCGTTCGACGTGCGCGAGGACGGCATCCGGTTCTGGCATCCCGGCGGAGAGCTCAAGTCCATCGTGCTCGAGACCGACGTCCACCCCGGGTTCATGACGGACTGGCAGCAGCCGCTGGTGGTCGCGCTGACCCAGGCCACCGGCCTGTCGATCGTGCACGAGACCGTCTACGAGAACCGGTTCGGCTTCACCGACGCCTTGCGCGGCATGGGCGCGACCATCCAGATCTACCGCGAGTGCCTCGGCGGGCTGCAGTGCCGCTTCGGCCAGCGCAACTTCAACCACTCGGCCGTCATCTCCGGGCCCACCCCGCTGAAGGCGGCGGACATCGAGGTGCCGGACCTGCGTGGCGGTTTCTCCCACCTCATCGCGGCCCTGGCGGCGGAGGGCACCTCGCGGGTGCGCGGCATCGACATCATCAACCGCGGCTACGAGCACTTCATGGACAAGCTCGAGGCACTGGGCGCCAAGGTCTCGCTCGCCGAGTCCCAAGGCCAGGTCGCCCTGGCCGGCTGA
- a CDS encoding class II glutamine amidotransferase: MVYSGDPLVVEELLFKPEHSLIDQSLHSRMGATTTNGDGFGIGWYDDGPEPGIYKDVAPAWNDANLREVSRHIRTRMMFAHIRASTGTAVQRSNCHPFRHGKWLWMHNGAIRGFPEVKRDLLMTVDPSLYPDIEGSTDSETLFFLALTFGLEDDPIRAVAQAVGEVERLGKRHGVENPVQMTVAATDGNSVWAFRYSSEGRTRTLFFSTKVARLLELHPEVEVLYRLGEETRFVVSEPLRDLTGAWNEVPESSCGVVGPGHAELRSFQPEPLPLAG, translated from the coding sequence ATGGTGTACTCAGGGGATCCGCTTGTCGTCGAGGAGCTGCTCTTCAAGCCCGAGCACTCGCTGATCGACCAGAGCCTCCACTCGAGGATGGGCGCCACCACGACCAACGGCGACGGCTTCGGGATCGGCTGGTACGACGACGGCCCCGAGCCCGGCATCTACAAGGACGTGGCCCCGGCATGGAACGACGCAAACCTGCGGGAGGTCTCCCGGCATATCCGGACCCGGATGATGTTCGCCCACATCCGAGCCTCGACCGGGACCGCCGTGCAGCGCAGCAACTGCCATCCCTTCCGGCACGGCAAATGGCTGTGGATGCACAACGGGGCGATCAGGGGCTTCCCAGAGGTCAAGCGCGATCTCCTCATGACGGTGGACCCGTCGCTCTACCCGGACATCGAGGGCTCGACCGACTCCGAGACGCTCTTTTTCCTCGCCCTCACGTTCGGGCTGGAGGACGACCCGATCCGGGCGGTGGCCCAGGCCGTCGGGGAGGTCGAGCGCCTCGGAAAGCGCCACGGAGTCGAGAACCCGGTCCAGATGACCGTGGCCGCCACGGACGGCAACTCGGTCTGGGCGTTCCGCTACTCCAGCGAGGGGCGGACCCGGACGCTGTTCTTCTCGACCAAGGTCGCCCGCCTGCTCGAGCTGCACCCGGAGGTCGAGGTGCTCTACCGCCTCGGCGAGGAGACGAGGTTCGTGGTCTCAGAGCCGCTTCGCGATCTCACCGGTGCGTGGAACGAGGTGCCGGAGTCCAGCTGCGGAGTGGTGGGGCCGGGGCACGCGGAACTCAGGTCGTTCCAGCCCGAACCGCTGCCGCTGGCCGGCTGA
- a CDS encoding DUF6325 family protein yields the protein MAENIEAFTEEYDSTGPIDYIVVEFPGNRMRGEAFPLLIDLVERGIIRILDFVFVRKDTDGSIAALTLKDLDGDDQLDLQLFEGASSGLIGDEDVADIGNVLEAGSSGGVLIYENLWAAPFASAVRRAGGQLVASGRLPVQAILAALDDIEHAA from the coding sequence ATGGCGGAGAACATTGAGGCCTTTACCGAGGAGTACGACTCGACCGGGCCGATCGACTACATCGTCGTGGAGTTCCCCGGGAACCGGATGCGCGGCGAGGCGTTCCCGCTCCTGATCGACCTCGTGGAGCGGGGCATCATCCGCATCCTCGACTTCGTCTTCGTCCGCAAGGACACCGACGGCTCGATCGCGGCCCTGACCCTGAAGGACCTGGACGGGGACGACCAGCTCGATCTGCAGCTCTTCGAGGGCGCCTCCTCGGGGCTCATCGGTGACGAGGACGTGGCGGACATCGGCAACGTGCTCGAAGCCGGGAGCTCGGGCGGCGTGCTCATCTACGAGAACCTGTGGGCGGCCCCGTTCGCCTCGGCCGTCCGGCGTGCGGGAGGCCAGCTCGTCGCGAGCGGCCGGCTCCCCGTCCAGGCGATCCTGGCCGCGCTCGACGACATCGAGCACGCGGCGTGA
- a CDS encoding SHOCT domain-containing protein, translated as MGLLRGVARTAVVAGTATAVSNRVSRRQAGRWADQEQQAAPQSAAPPQYEAPPQYAAPEPVAAPPAGSGMDSKLAQLKELGALREQGVLSDAEFEAQKARILAG; from the coding sequence ATGGGACTTCTTCGAGGAGTCGCCCGAACCGCCGTCGTGGCGGGCACGGCGACCGCGGTGTCGAACCGGGTCTCCCGGCGCCAGGCCGGCCGCTGGGCGGACCAGGAGCAGCAGGCAGCACCGCAGTCCGCCGCCCCGCCGCAGTACGAGGCACCCCCGCAGTACGCCGCCCCCGAGCCGGTGGCCGCGCCACCCGCCGGTTCCGGCATGGACTCCAAGCTCGCCCAGCTCAAGGAGCTCGGCGCGCTGAGAGAGCAGGGGGTGCTCAGCGACGCAGAGTTCGAGGCGCAGAAGGCCAGGATCCTCGCGGGCTGA
- the leuD gene encoding 3-isopropylmalate dehydratase small subunit — MEKFTQHTGVGVPLRRSNVDTDQIIPAVYLKRVTRTGFEDALFAAWRGDPEFVLNKPAYTNGSVLVAGADFGTGSSREHAVWALKDYGFRVVLAPRFADIFRGNSGKQGLVAGVISQEDAEMIWKVLETEPGTEVTVDLEHRTVAAGEVHTTFEIDDYTRWRLLEGLDDIGLTLQSEADITAYEAERAAWRPLTLPAKHLPPVHIMAARPVGSDGEGLPAHADAPLA; from the coding sequence ATGGAGAAGTTCACCCAGCACACCGGCGTCGGCGTCCCGCTGCGCCGCAGCAACGTCGACACCGACCAGATCATCCCCGCCGTCTACCTCAAGCGGGTCACCCGCACGGGGTTCGAGGACGCGCTGTTCGCCGCGTGGCGCGGCGACCCCGAGTTCGTGCTCAACAAGCCCGCGTACACCAACGGCTCCGTGCTGGTCGCCGGCGCCGACTTCGGCACCGGCTCCTCGCGCGAGCACGCCGTCTGGGCGCTGAAGGACTACGGCTTCCGCGTGGTGCTCGCCCCGCGGTTCGCGGACATCTTCCGCGGCAACTCCGGCAAGCAGGGCCTGGTGGCCGGCGTCATCAGCCAGGAGGACGCCGAGATGATCTGGAAGGTGCTCGAGACCGAGCCCGGCACCGAGGTCACGGTCGACCTGGAGCACAGGACGGTCGCCGCGGGCGAGGTCCACACCACCTTCGAGATCGACGACTACACCCGCTGGCGCCTCCTGGAGGGCCTGGACGACATCGGTCTGACGCTCCAGAGCGAGGCGGACATCACCGCCTACGAGGCCGAGCGCGCCGCGTGGCGGCCCCTGACCCTGCCGGCCAAGCACCTGCCGCCGGTGCACATCATGGCCGCCCGCCCGGTCGGGTCGGACGGCGAGGGCCTGCCGGCCCACGCCGACGCGCCCCTGGCCTGA
- the leuC gene encoding 3-isopropylmalate dehydratase large subunit — MSGTLAEKVWNAHVVRKGTDGAPDLLYIDLHLVHEVTSPQAFEGLRLAGRPVRRPDLTIATEDHNTPTLDIDRPIADATSRTQIQTLRNNAKEFGIRLHSLGDADQGIVHVVGPQLGLTMPGLTVVCGDSHTSTHGAFGALAFGIGTSEVEHVLATQTLPLAPFKTMAINVDGTLRPGTTAKDVILAIIAKIGTGGGQGYVLEYRGEAIRNLSMEARMTICNMSIEAGARAGMIAPDETTFEYIKGRPHAPEGADWDAALEYWRTLRSDDDAVFDVEVDLDADSLEPFVTWGTNPGQGLPLSAAVPDPVDIADEGARKAAERALEYMALTPGTPLKDIHVDTVFIGSCTNGRIEDLRAVADVIKGRKKADDVRVLVVPGSARVRLQAEAEGLDQVFLSFGAEWRNAGCSMCLGMNPDQLKPGERAASTSNRNFEGRQGKGGRTHLVSPLVAAATAIRGTLSAPADLEPAQQPVHA, encoded by the coding sequence ATGAGCGGAACGCTGGCCGAGAAGGTCTGGAACGCGCACGTGGTGCGCAAGGGCACCGACGGGGCGCCGGACCTGCTGTACATCGACCTCCACCTCGTCCACGAGGTGACCAGCCCGCAGGCCTTCGAGGGGCTCCGCCTCGCCGGCCGTCCGGTGCGCCGCCCGGACCTCACCATCGCCACCGAGGACCACAACACGCCCACCCTGGACATCGACCGGCCCATCGCCGACGCCACCAGCCGCACGCAGATCCAGACCCTGCGCAACAACGCCAAGGAGTTCGGGATCCGCCTGCACTCGCTCGGCGACGCCGACCAGGGCATCGTGCACGTCGTCGGCCCGCAGCTGGGCCTGACCATGCCCGGCCTGACGGTCGTCTGCGGCGACTCCCACACCTCCACCCACGGCGCCTTCGGCGCCCTGGCGTTCGGCATCGGCACCTCCGAGGTCGAGCACGTGTTGGCCACCCAGACGCTCCCGCTCGCCCCGTTCAAGACCATGGCGATCAACGTCGACGGCACGCTGCGCCCCGGCACCACGGCCAAGGACGTCATCCTGGCGATCATCGCGAAGATCGGCACCGGCGGCGGGCAGGGCTACGTCCTGGAGTACCGCGGCGAGGCCATCCGGAACCTCTCCATGGAGGCCCGGATGACCATCTGCAACATGTCCATCGAGGCCGGTGCCCGCGCCGGCATGATCGCCCCGGACGAAACCACGTTCGAGTACATCAAAGGCCGCCCGCACGCGCCCGAGGGTGCCGACTGGGACGCTGCCCTCGAGTACTGGAGGACGCTGCGCTCCGACGACGACGCCGTCTTCGACGTCGAGGTCGACCTCGACGCCGACTCCCTCGAGCCGTTCGTCACCTGGGGCACCAACCCCGGCCAGGGCCTGCCGCTCTCGGCCGCCGTGCCGGACCCCGTCGACATCGCCGACGAGGGTGCCCGCAAGGCGGCCGAGCGGGCGCTGGAGTACATGGCGCTCACGCCGGGCACCCCGCTGAAGGACATCCACGTCGACACCGTCTTCATCGGCTCGTGCACCAACGGCCGCATCGAGGACCTGCGCGCCGTCGCCGACGTCATCAAGGGCAGGAAGAAGGCGGACGACGTCCGCGTGCTCGTGGTGCCCGGCTCCGCCCGCGTGCGGCTGCAGGCCGAGGCCGAGGGCCTGGACCAGGTCTTCCTGAGCTTCGGCGCCGAGTGGCGCAACGCGGGGTGCTCGATGTGCCTGGGCATGAACCCCGACCAGCTCAAGCCGGGGGAGCGGGCGGCGTCGACGTCCAACCGCAACTTCGAGGGCCGGCAGGGGAAGGGTGGGCGCACCCACCTGGTCTCCCCGCTGGTGGCCGCGGCGACCGCGATCCGCGGCACCCTCTCGGCCCCCGCCGACCTCGAGCCCGCCCAGCAGCCCGTCCACGCCTGA
- a CDS encoding IclR family transcriptional regulator codes for MDNTSGVGVLDKAATVLGALEAGPATLAQLVSSTHLARPTAHRLAVALEHHRLVARDMQGRFILGPRLAELASAAGEDRLLAAAGPVLTALRDHTNESAQLFRRQGDQRICVAAAERPMGLRDSIPVGATLSMLAGSAAQVLLAWEEPDRLHRGLHGANFTATVLSAVRRRGWAQSVAEREPGVASISAPVRGPSGRVLAAVSVSGPIERMGRQPGRLHAAAVVAAANRLTEVLKRTEEG; via the coding sequence ATGGACAACACTAGCGGAGTCGGCGTCCTTGACAAGGCCGCCACGGTTCTCGGTGCGTTGGAAGCCGGGCCTGCCACCCTTGCCCAGCTGGTCAGCTCCACCCACCTCGCCCGGCCGACGGCGCACCGTCTCGCCGTCGCGCTCGAGCACCACCGCCTTGTCGCCCGCGATATGCAGGGACGGTTCATCCTGGGCCCGCGCCTGGCGGAGCTGGCCTCCGCGGCCGGCGAGGACCGCCTGCTCGCCGCGGCCGGGCCGGTCCTGACGGCCCTGCGCGACCACACGAACGAGAGCGCGCAGCTCTTCCGCCGCCAGGGCGACCAGCGCATCTGCGTCGCGGCCGCGGAGCGCCCCATGGGTCTGCGCGACTCGATCCCGGTCGGTGCGACGTTGAGCATGCTCGCCGGCTCGGCGGCCCAGGTGCTGCTCGCCTGGGAGGAGCCGGACCGCCTGCACCGCGGCCTGCACGGGGCGAACTTCACGGCGACGGTGCTCAGCGCCGTCCGGCGCCGGGGCTGGGCACAGTCCGTCGCCGAGCGCGAGCCGGGCGTGGCCTCCATCTCCGCACCGGTCCGCGGCCCGTCGGGGCGCGTGCTCGCGGCGGTGTCCGTCTCCGGCCCGATCGAGCGCATGGGCCGTCAGCCCGGCCGGCTGCACGCCGCCGCCGTCGTCGCGGCTGCGAACCGGCTCACCGAGGTGCTCAAGCGCACAGAGGAGGGCTGA
- a CDS encoding glutamate decarboxylase, whose protein sequence is MSPPPRDADAALFGNSFAIEEVPTREFPENGMTAVDAMRLVGEDLALEGDPARNLATFVTTWMEPEAQRVIADNLHRNFIDHAEYPRTAEIEQRCIRMLADLFHAPGETTGARTQGSSEAIMLGALSLKWKWRKRREAAGGSTSSPNLVFGGDVHVVWEKFCRYFDVEPRIVPLKKGKYTIGPEDVAPHVDENTIGVAAVLGTTFTGHKDDIVGLNDLLLQIKAERGLDVPLHVDGASGGFVWPFLYPDSAWDFRLEQVRSINVSGHKFGLVYPGIGWLIFRERSDLAPELVFTENYLGKTDATFTLNFSTGSAMVLAQYYNFVRYGRAGYTYIMRNMQLNARLLAEKLQAMGRFELIGADDEQLPLVAFRLTENQVYDEFDIAWQLSAERGWMVPAYTLPPDAQSVTIMRALVKQTMSREHVDTLARDIEEACATLAKKGGAHETERRKVVTGSGH, encoded by the coding sequence CCTTGCCCTGGAGGGCGACCCCGCTCGCAACCTCGCGACCTTCGTGACCACCTGGATGGAGCCAGAGGCACAGCGAGTCATTGCCGACAACCTGCACCGGAACTTCATCGACCACGCCGAGTACCCGCGGACGGCCGAGATCGAGCAGCGGTGCATCCGCATGCTCGCCGACCTGTTCCACGCACCCGGGGAGACGACGGGCGCGCGGACCCAGGGTTCGTCGGAGGCAATCATGCTCGGCGCGCTCTCCCTGAAGTGGAAGTGGCGCAAGCGCCGCGAGGCGGCCGGGGGGTCGACGTCGAGTCCGAACCTCGTGTTCGGCGGCGACGTCCACGTCGTCTGGGAGAAGTTCTGCCGCTATTTCGACGTCGAGCCGAGGATCGTGCCGCTGAAGAAGGGCAAGTACACGATCGGTCCGGAGGACGTAGCGCCCCATGTCGACGAGAACACGATCGGGGTCGCCGCCGTACTCGGTACGACCTTCACCGGGCACAAGGACGACATCGTGGGCCTCAACGACCTGCTGCTGCAGATCAAGGCGGAACGCGGTCTTGACGTCCCGTTACACGTTGACGGCGCTAGCGGCGGCTTCGTCTGGCCGTTCCTTTACCCCGACTCCGCGTGGGACTTCCGCCTCGAGCAGGTGCGGTCCATCAACGTGTCCGGACACAAGTTCGGGCTCGTCTACCCGGGCATCGGCTGGCTGATCTTCCGTGAGCGGTCCGACCTCGCCCCGGAACTCGTGTTCACGGAGAACTACCTCGGCAAGACGGACGCGACGTTCACGCTGAACTTCTCCACCGGCTCCGCGATGGTCCTGGCGCAGTACTACAACTTCGTCCGCTACGGCCGGGCGGGGTACACCTACATCATGCGGAACATGCAGCTCAACGCGCGGCTCCTGGCGGAGAAGCTGCAGGCCATGGGTCGCTTCGAGCTGATAGGTGCCGACGATGAGCAGCTGCCGCTCGTGGCCTTCCGGCTCACGGAGAACCAGGTGTACGACGAGTTCGACATCGCCTGGCAGCTGTCGGCCGAGCGCGGCTGGATGGTCCCGGCCTACACGCTTCCGCCCGACGCCCAGTCCGTGACGATCATGCGGGCGCTCGTGAAGCAGACGATGAGCCGCGAGCACGTGGACACGCTGGCGCGCGACATCGAGGAGGCCTGCGCGACCCTGGCCAAGAAGGGCGGGGCCCACGAGACGGAACGTCGTAAGGTCGTCACGGGCAGCGGCCACTGA